A section of the Gloeobacter violaceus PCC 7421 genome encodes:
- a CDS encoding ABC transporter ATP-binding protein: MSEAVEPQPGERRNWELLKRVWPFARRQVRLFILALVLLPPLATASAIGPILIQRAIDGPAKTGDMGLLHWLAFLFALTVLVRLGLQAWQGYLLQQAGQRMTADIRSALFDHVTRLSSSYFSRTPVGKLITRLTSDVEALGEVFSTGGVGILSDAVSIVIVAAFMFTLRWDLALVVVILLFPITAIVIWFQNTYRAANSRVREALSNLNAILQENLIGVNVVQMFRREGRNAEQFDRVNRGYIKSVDETILYDSALSAVMEWISLVAIAGVLWFGGGQVLQNAITFGTLVAFIQYAQRLFDPIRQLGERFTSIQSGFTSLERITDILDEPIEIKDQDKPLQLPADGTGEVTFQNVWFAYKADEYVLKNVSFTIKPGQTVALVGPTGSGKSTIIRLLCRLYEPTQGRILIDGVDIQLIAQEELRRRIGVILQEGFLFSGDINSNIALGEPFSEEEIQQAARAMNVDRFIRELPNGYKTQVRERGNNLSGGQKQLLAFARAAVRNPRILILDEATASLDVGTESLIQQDLGRLLEGRTCIMIAHRLSTIRDVDRILVLRKGELIEDGSHEQLLAQHGLYESLYKLQALAS, from the coding sequence ATGTCCGAAGCCGTCGAGCCGCAGCCGGGTGAGCGCCGCAACTGGGAACTGCTCAAGCGCGTCTGGCCTTTTGCCCGTCGGCAGGTGCGCCTTTTTATACTGGCCTTGGTCCTGCTGCCGCCCCTGGCCACCGCGAGCGCCATCGGCCCGATTCTCATCCAGCGGGCCATCGACGGACCGGCCAAGACCGGCGACATGGGGCTTCTGCATTGGCTGGCGTTTTTGTTCGCCCTTACGGTGCTGGTGCGGTTGGGTCTACAGGCCTGGCAGGGCTATTTGCTGCAGCAGGCGGGCCAGCGGATGACCGCCGACATCCGCTCAGCACTTTTTGACCACGTCACCCGCCTATCGAGCAGCTACTTCAGCCGCACGCCGGTGGGCAAGCTGATCACCCGCCTCACCAGCGACGTCGAAGCGTTGGGCGAAGTCTTTTCCACCGGCGGCGTGGGTATCCTCAGCGATGCCGTCTCGATTGTGATCGTGGCCGCCTTCATGTTCACGCTGCGCTGGGATCTGGCCCTGGTGGTAGTAATCTTACTCTTCCCGATCACCGCCATCGTCATCTGGTTTCAGAACACCTACCGGGCGGCCAATTCCCGCGTGCGCGAGGCGCTTTCCAACCTCAACGCCATCTTGCAGGAAAATCTAATCGGCGTGAACGTCGTGCAGATGTTCCGCCGCGAGGGGCGCAACGCCGAGCAGTTCGACCGGGTCAACCGCGGGTACATCAAGTCGGTGGACGAGACGATCCTCTACGATTCGGCCCTCTCGGCGGTGATGGAGTGGATTTCGCTGGTGGCCATTGCCGGGGTGCTCTGGTTCGGCGGCGGCCAGGTGCTCCAAAATGCCATTACTTTTGGGACGCTGGTGGCCTTTATCCAGTACGCCCAGCGCCTGTTTGATCCGATTCGCCAGTTGGGCGAGCGCTTCACGTCGATCCAGTCGGGCTTTACGTCCCTGGAGCGGATCACCGACATCCTCGATGAACCCATCGAGATCAAAGACCAGGACAAACCGTTGCAACTGCCCGCGGACGGTACCGGAGAAGTCACGTTTCAAAACGTCTGGTTTGCCTACAAAGCGGACGAATACGTGCTCAAAAATGTCAGCTTCACGATCAAACCCGGCCAGACCGTGGCCCTGGTCGGTCCCACCGGCTCCGGCAAGAGCACGATTATCCGGCTGTTGTGCCGCCTGTACGAACCCACCCAGGGGCGCATCCTCATCGACGGCGTCGATATCCAACTGATTGCCCAGGAAGAGTTGCGCCGCCGCATCGGGGTCATTTTGCAGGAGGGGTTCCTCTTCTCCGGCGATATCAACTCGAACATCGCCCTTGGTGAACCCTTCAGCGAAGAAGAGATTCAACAAGCCGCGCGGGCGATGAACGTCGATCGCTTCATCCGCGAGTTACCGAACGGCTACAAGACCCAGGTGCGCGAGCGCGGCAACAACCTTTCCGGCGGCCAAAAGCAGCTGTTGGCCTTCGCCCGCGCCGCCGTGCGCAACCCACGCATCCTGATCCTTGACGAGGCCACCGCTTCGCTCGATGTAGGCACCGAGTCGCTCATCCAACAAGATCTGGGTCGTCTGCTCGAAGGGCGCACCTGTATCATGATCGCCCACCGGCTATCCACCATCCGCGACGTCGATCGCATTTTGGTGTTGCGCAAAGGTGAACTGATCGAAGACGGCAGTCACGAACAGCTATTGGCCCAGCACGGGCTTTACGAGAGCCTCTACAAGCTACAGGCTCTGGCCTCTTGA